The following proteins come from a genomic window of Theileria equi strain WA chromosome 2 map unlocalized gcontig_1105316255037, whole genome shotgun sequence:
- a CDS encoding hypothetical protein (encoded by transcript BEWA_041970A), translated as MPAQPGVTVDIKEDVPHGQGSTKIYGPPDQEVKLTKKENPRGSGFWKFTHTKKGRKHFSIREIQYNKQNTDGIDIYPGTKFKSLAVWYWIYDQSMNNPLLIEIWDENNEYKYRVSNGNWKCWQHLDGYSDPQNSPLIGKDIEKELDKLNCSFNDAVTIDISMNVSENNQSYCCGKHDHSKISVEKSVVSVNRLKSIDYYVHTVNTGVHVAKIKYDENCIDSQVRMIKSHALTLSISVPISVSVFYSCTDPKLIYLDTSKTSTEIQVTGWHQREGKNRHRWTEVSDGPKEAPDSIRESNNEDEFNKLKDVLESAVVDSADMEEPDVPELEDLEEEDEEEEEIKRGEKQVPDAGRGEYSNEDDGAGEDHIKKLLNGLLDFGLNVATKLGPVAVGVAEVAKEAAPGVFRVLSLGNPSSATYSPKGSQPQIKLALPEEYTGSPAPNPEPAPLKLSSEESLPTSKESTSALTVVAPAGISIGYIISSVCGGSAAVGIAGWKLYNRYKGDPWVRQI; from the coding sequence ATGCCTGCTCAACCTGGTGTTACTGTAGATATAAAGGAGGATGTTCCTCATGGACAAGGATCTACTAAGATATATGGTCCTCCTGACCAAGAAGTTAAGCTGACAAAGAAAGAGAATCCTCGAGGTTCTGGCTTCTGGAAGTTTACACATACCAAAAAGGGTAGAAAACATTTTTCTATCAGGGAAATACAATATAATAAGCAGAATACTGATGGTATAGATATTTATCCTGGTACTAAATTTAAAAGTTTGGCCGTTTGGTACTGGATCTATGACCAATCAATGAATAACCCCTTATTAATAGAAATATGGGATGAGAACAATGAATATAAGTATCGCGTAAGTAATGGTAATTGGAAATGTTGGCAACATCTTGATGGATATTCAGACCCTCAAAATAGTCCGCTCATCGGTAAGgatattgaaaaggaaCTCGACAAACTTAACTGTTCATTTAACGATGCAGTTACCATAGATATTAGTATGAATGTATCTGAAAATAACCAGTCATACTGCTGTGGAAAACATGATCATAGTAAGATTTCTGTTGAGAAGAGTGTTGTATCTGTTAATAGATTAAAATCTATCGACTACTATGTTCACACCGTTAATACCGGAGTTCATGTAGCCAAAATTAAGTACGACGAGAATTGTATAGATAGCCAAGtaaggatgataaaatcTCATGCGTTAACATTGTCAATCTCTGTTCCAATCAGTGTCTCTGTATTTTACTCTTGTACTGATCCAAAACTGATATATCTTGATACCTCTAAAACTAGCACAGAAATCCAGGTCACAGGCTGGCATCAAAGGGAGGGTAAGAATAGACATAGATGGACAGAAGTTTCTGATGGCCCAAAAGAAGCACCTGATAGTATCAGAGAGAGtaataatgaagatgaatttAACAAACTTAAAGACGTACTAGAAAGTGCCGTTGTCGATTCTGCTGATATGGAAGAGCCTGATGTACCAGAACTTGAAGAccttgaggaagaagatgaagaggaggaagagataAAGAGGGGTGAAAAACAGGTTCCTGACGCTGGTAGAGGAGAATACagtaatgaagatgatggagCTGGAGAAGACCATATTAAAAAACTGCTCAATGGTTTACTAGATTTTGGACTAAATGTAGCCACTAAACTTGGACCTGTTGCGGTCGGTGTAGCTGAAGTAGCTAAAGAGGCTGCTCCCGGAGTTTTTCGTGTTCTATCTCTCGGTAATCCTAGTTCTGCTACATATTCACCTAAAGGATCTCAACCTCAAATAAAACTTGCTCTTCCTGAAGAATATACTGGATCTCCTGCTCCTAATCCTGAACCTGCTCCTCTTAAACTTTcttctgaagaatctcttccTACTTCCAAAGAATCTACATCTGCTCTTACTGTTGTTGCTCCTGCTGGCATTTCTATAGGATATATAATCTCTTCTGTTTGTGGTGGAAGTGCTGCAGTTGGTATAgctggatggaaactttataatcgctataaaggagacccttgggtaCGACAAATCTAA
- a CDS encoding hypothetical protein (encoded by transcript BEWA_041980A), with amino-acid sequence MQSVLFNPNGRYIILGTNFCRLICINSVNGAAIFACCYGEVPAVKSHSDKFCFPHISPDGKYLVCGCFDGSVKVWNFKGQLVASFSGHEGEDI; translated from the exons ATGCAG AGCGTTTTATTTAATCCAAACGGAAGGTATATCATACTTGGTACAAATTTTTGCCGTCTAATTTGCATAAATTCCGTGAATGGTGCTGCAATATTTGCATGCTGTTATGGAGAAGTTCCAGCGGTAAAGTCACATTCGGACAAATTTTGCTTTCCACATATTTCTCCAGATGGAAAGTATCTTGTTTGTG GCTGTTTTGATGGGAGTGTAAAGGTTTGGAACTTCAAGGGACAACTTGTTGCTTCGTTTTCTGGACACGAAGGTGAGGATATTTAG
- a CDS encoding hypothetical protein (encoded by transcript BEWA_041990A) has product MSQKDRVMKIDISFKPNKDNISIDSHGRKFYYYKDESSGNYVTVEEYSGLKNFPGYIQVKHRAEARYKISEVKNEGKNTGIYCGHFGSDFVSIYYWTRDEDRKNPLLIEVDGKSEYYTPSKEYDKWDFQRHITLNEILKKLDKQNCSRNNAHIIDINRIDGNYNCPSCNKCLIELEKVSNSNYTMCDHHTKYWYDKVGRIKEGSINFTGLETISEFRRACVYHYKNRIPLIYLQLEDGDYKGGWFTREMMYGSNWILANNAPLSAYEKQGVTSFLKEINKENYNIFQIIKLPIACAVLGTFSLFSTCEAYCIIFSQDKSLILRGIRFLASLRS; this is encoded by the coding sequence ATGAGTCAAAAAGATAGAGTTATGAAAATAGATATAAGCTTCAAACCAAATAAAGATAATATAAGTATTGATTCTCACGGAAGAAAGTTCTATTATTACAAAGATGAATCCTCTGGGAATTATGTTACAGTAGAAGAATATTCTGGACTAAAAAATTTTCCGGGGTATATACAAGTTAAACATCGTGCAGAGGCTAGGTACAAAATTTCTGAGGTAAAAAACGAGGGAAAGAACACCGGAATCTATTGCGGTCACTTTGGAAGCGACTTTGTTTCGATTTATTATTGGACTAGAGATGAAGATCGTAAAAATCCTCTCCTCATAGAGGTAGATGGAAAGTCAGAATACTATACACCTTCAAAGGAGTATGATAAATGGGATTTCCAACGTCATATAACGTTGAATGAGATTCTAAAGAAACTTGATAAACAGAACTGTAGTAGAAATAATGCTCACATCATTGATATTAACCGTATCGATGGTAATTACAATTGTCCAAGTTGTAATAAATGTCTGATAGAACTGGAAAAAGTTAGTAATTCCAACTACACCATGTGTGATCATCATACTAAATATTGGTATGACAAAGTTGGAAGGATTAAAGAAGGTTCTATCAACTTTACCGGACTTGAAACAATCAGTGAATTTCGACGTGCATGTGTATATCACTATAAGAACAGGATACCCTTGATCTATCTACAACttgaagatggagattATAAAGGTGGATGGTTCACAAGAGAGATGATGTATGGCTCAAATTGGATTCTAGCTAATAATGCACCACTTTCTGCATATGAAAAACAAGGAGTTACAAGTTTTTTAAAGGAAATAAATAAAGAAAACTATAACATTTTCCAGATAATAAAGCTACCCATAGCGTGCGCTGTACTTGGAACTTTCAGCCTTTTTAGCACATGTGAAGCATACTGCATAATATTTTCCCAGGATAAAAGTTTAATACTTAGGGGAATACGATTCCTAGCAAGTCTAAGATCGTAA
- a CDS encoding hypothetical protein (encoded by transcript BEWA_042000A) produces MANEEVIIKLLQKPKGDPPAAKEYNGGGNGVTIKVKRTTHPPGSDFYRYEHRADNGGKFTLLEILDDNGKKINLPKVKNVPELPKNNVNSVSAYYWKHDNENPSKVLVVGVTTESDGTKYYAKSSGSPKWHRFNFSSPPKQSLPPEDLEKKLDDFNCKRNKAVTIDLYYVVSKDGIKNGKGTQYCCYNHYHRGAEKVTVTPVTIPCAQCGHNASSISYQKHSISDSRYSIAAIKYNEGGQYSGKKKSIKLTGLDFPTSDVESIYALYSNKTKEPVLIYLYSPKSNAKGWYHKGTQDSKPWTEIPNLKDITPEIINNCKEDNWSKLKGALESVGCGPNPGDTHPQLASHFTANIPKPFSALFPKLAAEAQLQAVSSDDESPGDNTTAIIGGAVGGTIGTGLIGVAAWKGPALLAQLIARL; encoded by the coding sequence ATGGCGAATGAAGAAGTAATCATTAAGCTCTTACAAAAGCCTAAGGGAGATCCTCCAGCTGCTAAGGAATATAATGGAGGTGGTAATGGTGTTACTATTAAAGTCAAAAGAACCACTCACCCTCCTGGGTCTGACTTCTACAGGTATGAACACAGGGCTGATAATGGAGGAAAGTTCACACTCTTGGAAATCTTGGAtgataatggtaaaaaaaTAAATCTTCCTAAAGTTAAAAATGTTCCAGAACTCCCAAAGAATAATGTTAACTCGGTTTctgcctattactggaagcaTGATAATGAGAATCCTAGTAAGGTTCTCGTGGTAGGGGTTACCACTGAATCAGATGGAACTAAGTATTATGCCAAAAGTAGTGGCAGTCCTAAATGGCATCGATTTAATTTCAGTTCTCCTCCCAAACAATCTCTTCCACCTGAGGACCTAGAGAAAAAACTGGATGACTTTAACTGTAAACGCAACAAGGCTGTAACCATAGATCTTTACTATGTTGTATCTAAGGATGGtatcaagaatggaaaaggaacaCAGTATTGTTGCTATAACCATTACCATAGAGGGGCTGAAAAGGTCACTGTTACCCCTGTGACAATTCCCTGCGCACAATGTGGTCACAATGCAAGCTCTATTTCATATCAAAAGCACTCCATCAGTGATAGCAGATATAGTATTGCTGCTATCAAGTACAATGAAGGTGGTCAGTATAGTGGtaaaaagaagagtatAAAACTAACTGGGTTAGACTTTCCCACCTCTGATGTAGAAAGCATCTATGCATTATACTCTAATAAAACTAAGGAACCTGTATTGATCTATCTTTATTCACCTAAATCTAATGCTAAAGGTTGGTACCATAAGGGAACTCAGGATAGTAAACCATGGACAGAAATCCCTAATCTCAAAGATATAACACCGGAGATCATTAATAACTGTAAGGAGGATAACTGGTCCAAACTTAAGGGTGCACTAGAGAGTGTTGGATGTGGTCCTAATCCTGGAGATACTCATCCTCAACTAGCCTCTCATTTTACTGCTAATATTCCTAAACCCTTTTCTGCTCTTTTTCCCAAACTTGCTGCTGAAGCTCAACTTCAGGCAGTTTCTTCTGATGACGAATCTCCAGGAGATAATACCACTGCCATAATAGGAGGAGCAGTTGGTGGAACAATAGGAACAGGTCTCATCGGTGTTGCTGCGTGGAAGGGCCCCGCTCTACTTGCACAACTAATTGCTCGCCTGTAA
- a CDS encoding hypothetical protein (encoded by transcript BEWA_042010A), with product MIVLRFFVFAVAACAAFKLPVELDIGNINEDLFDVEPLDSGVNYDEVRVKPKPKYILRRVSYGDDNIWDEQGKDCTEVQMLKGGDSIEAVKLVIVGGNGQTESVFAKKIDGSIVIVSEEDFNTAVEEWKKGASSIPVKLDIQQKGESSIFKLKEQVLDGLDVVSFTPKGNYAFDSVFDGEEPIWEPSGSETSSLVALRKFKGEVHLLSLETQGEALYFEKVNGEWKHVDKGTFDEASKKLKSSIETVEQLDFDVTQPADEEKFQVTHKSKGGLRTATANSRAGYQVTKVKFGDSVIWMGFDGETAGSVAIGWQGPTVKLVSIKLFADHTFKKLLYYKNVDGEFQAVTREDFNSTASDIIKERDADDSTDETGSISGSVFSSIVSEKQSPDGEDIDLDISQSADYDRVLVGVGQENDISFSDFMPRGNSTISNVHVGEEPVWKAEKNERCKHVTAYYISEKPKYLKLYLVGKKDPILYGNSKGSWRSLSKRQFDSQLAISAKEVKQAEAKKLQGEQQVEETEDKAPKGALFGFKFGKRERESKEEEQTTPLFKLDLSNPNDAQVRVSKFISVGFETVRCTALPGHAIGEVINGFQAVWNGEGKAKCTESILYYKYGVAKYLILTIDGKKYHFMKMGANISAVEQSEFELAFTADVQTDAILKSEVYLGENVEL from the coding sequence ATGATCGTCTTGAGGTTTTTTGTCTTTGCCGTGGCTGCTTGCGCCGCATTCAAGCTGCCAGTAGAGTTGGATATCGGAAATATCAACGAGGATCTCTTTGATGTAGAGCCTCTGGATAGCGGAGTAAACTACGACGAGGTCAGAGTTAAGCCAAAGCCAAAGTACATTTTGAGAAGAGTTAGCTACGGAGATGATAACATCTGGGACGAGCAAGGAAAGGACTGCACTGAAGTCCAGATGTTAAAGGGAGGAGATTCCATCGAGGCAGTAAAACTTGTCATCGTCGGTGGAAACGGCCAGACGGAATCCGTCTTTGCAAAGAAAATCGACGGATCCATCGTCATTGTAAGCGAAGAAGACTTCAACACTGCAGTTGAAGAGTGGAAAAAGGGCGCTTCTAGTATTCCAGTAAAACTGGATATTCAACAAAAAGGTGAAAGCAGCATCTTCAAATTAAAGGAGCAGGTTTTGGATGGACTGGACGTCGTCTCCTTTACTCCAAAGGGAAATTACGCCTTTGACTCAGTATTTGATGGAGAAGAGCCCATATGGGAACCATCTGGAAGCGAGACTTCCTCGCTAGTTGCCTTGCGTAAATTTAAGGGTGAGGTTCATTTGCTCTCCCTGGAAACTCAGGGAGAGGCACtttactttgaaaaggtaaatggagaatggaagcATGTTGATAAGGGGACTTTTGACGAAGCTTCCAAAAAGCTCAAATCATCCATAGAAACTGTTGAACAACTTGACTTTGATGTAACTCAACCAGCCGACGAGGAGAAATTCCAAGTCACTCACAAGTCCAAGGGAGGGCTCAGGACCGCAACCGCAAACTCAAGGGCAGGCTACCAAGTTACCAAGGTTAAATTTGGTGACTCTGTCATATGGATGGGTTTTGACGGTGAAACTGCTGGCTCTGTTGCAATTGGCTGGCAAGGACCTACAGTAAAATTGGTTTCCATCAAGCTTTTCGCCGATCACACCTTTAAAAAGTTGTTGTATTACAAGAACGTTGATGGTGAGTTCCAGGCAGTTACAAGGGAGGATTTTAATAGCACCGCAAGTGATATCATCAAGGAAAGGGATGCTGATGACTCTACAGATGAGACAGGATCTATCTCTGGCAGCGTATTCTCGTCAATTGTTTCAGAGAAGCAGTCTCCTGATGGAGAAGATATCGACTTAGACATTTCCCAATCCGCCGACTATGATAGAGTCCTTGTTGGTGTTGGACAAGAAAATGATATCAGTTTTTCTGACTTTATGCCAAGGGGCAATTCCACTATATCCAATGTTCATGTTGGCGAAGAACCTGTGTGGAAGGCTGAGAAAAATGAAAGGTGCAAGCATGTTACTGCTTATTACATATCTGAGAAGCCCAAATATCTCAAGTTGTATTTAGTCGGGAAAAAGGATCCTATACTTTATGGAAATTCCAAGGGATCATGGCGTTCATTGTCCAAACGTCAATTTGATTCGCAACTTGCAATTTCTGCCAAAGAAGTTAAGCAGGCAGAAGCTAAGAAACTCCAGGGAGAACAACAAGTGGAGGAAACAGAGGATAAAGCTCCAAAGGGAGCACTCTTTGGATTTAAATTTGGTAAAAGGGAGAGGGAAAGcaaggaggaagaacaaaCTACTCCTCTATTTAAACTTGATCTTTCAAATCCAAATGATGCACAAGTCAGGGTTTCTAAATTTATATCGGTTGGATTTGAAACTGTAAGATGCACAGCTCTACCAGGACATGCCATTGGAGAGGTAATTAATGGATTCCAGGCAGTTTGGAATGGTGAGGGTAAAGCTAAATGTACCGAAAGCATTTTGTATTACAAGTATGGAGTCGCAAAGTATCTCATTCTCACCATTGATGGCAAAAAGTATCACTTTATGAAGATGGGTGCTAATATTTCAGCTGTTGAACAGAGTGAATTCGAACTGGCCTTTACCGCTGATGTTCAGACAGATGCTATACTAAAGTCGGAAGTTTATCTTGGAGAGAATGTGGAGTTGTAA
- a CDS encoding hypothetical protein (encoded by transcript BEWA_042020A), whose product MTLAKGPIVLISLLVAMALGGSYVVWNMKSGGAKEVAAPAAQGSRFPAGSHSGIDEPEPEPVPAPSFGDLPELGRLQFLVKAGGSELETVVAKAPVVTDLKGFEGHTHRLSTPAVFAEAESHGRLLDGLPAEAISAVVVYFWVETPLLLRLEVAGTEGAAKKFVYFVNAGEHGAPAWELLPTSADGAALTDEELKAKLAEINVRLGNIGAANVSRVLDADSGDSYVVTHDGRDVTVSLAKQSNSSLGFTLLFHSFPHPSILGKLFDDRSGVTFPASLPSDPLLGLSVYLWNGVPLLIKLDFYDPLMVDNVYYVFKGNVWEVLTEGVDTAKVNVTRRLTNREIEDLIDKLNFDLSGFVNLHLDKKESYTHLSKANITVTDDPKDGATVSEIPTGYKRFSHAKNPAASDGTFTVGKYFYEGTLAYGLPKVPVKKIDVFFKDGSEFPLLIQALLPPAKGESSDRTVNYQNNGNGVWSEFSLDSVAVNKTEGNVTTAMKLEAKFTELKRDFGNLISLKIDGKVSYELNKKPGSDNSVEYIDVEIIESPLDFFGFSPYVHVLSHKTKSSNPDKVVVNDTSVFTVDKLTLGDQQLFGLQIGKASKMTVYWLNDKVPVLADVYDRATHKYFVHMNDGNRWALHGVFQDALDDHALSALLFTIRDKIGNPIDLDVGYIRDNFKYLTNGVTVKVEKTLKQSLEGYDIYTHTSSSNAANLKVGKLLYQRSLQSIDLSELHNDSVHKVHVYCKNDAPLLLEFVSKHSYFFFNNWDGSWSPVKFDDALGDKLKEKLTDIADKASKVTFLDLSREGEYTAHTLTIAVKEVNNNGLSGYKKLTHTKKEPTSAISVRKFVDGNFLQRGLPVGVEFTEFSVFKDGKGTPLVVEIVKPVAGAAGGNPAPTEHVYFRHDGFGVWVEIDNKPNKGSAAAVNVLKWLLSIVDNDLQRHFVLDIGNFKPYQVDKRNVTVESSEFDLPLIAPLTSSTAPAKSVKITKCTHKVPKGDGQQATFGTFRLESLEHNSLDLFVSELPLPYVESVTAFYKKDVDMIPLLVEVVSRIENDKKYHYFHVNKRGIWVRYVTLDAELVGDSLNKKLRAISERLGRLVTLKIGTIPATKDQAVYSNEDAMVTITGPRSPINGIKKYTHEPSPKTAAEDPDAVFTIGKMKVGQDEVGGLFFGQVVRAHVYFHGEEPILVEVYTGYKSLYFARDAQDQWWEEVITDKTFNKFLGEFQKKFVAEHKPKTVDDATSNLRGDEAKDTVRADASRESDSNQQLNTQTGTGQPAGAPNQEATRSSEVSTTGSSGQHSASTEDSSAVQTTSTGVEGVPGVVTPAAAAAAKAA is encoded by the coding sequence ATGACACTGGCTAAAGGACCAATCGTTTTAATTTCCCTCCTGGTTGCTATGGCTTTGGGTGGTTCCTACGTTGTATGGAACATGAAAAGCGGAGGCGCCAAGGAGGTTGCAGCTCCAGCCGCTCAGGGCTCTAGATTTCCAGCCGGATCTCACTCTGGAATTGATGAACCAGAGCCAGAGCCTGTACCAGCTCCATCATTCGGAGATCTGCCAGAGTTGGGTAGACTCCAGTTTCTTGTAAAGGCTGGTGGTTCTGAGTTGGAGACTGTTGTTGCCAAGGCACCAGTTGTTACTGACTTGAAGGGTTTTGAGGGACACACTCATAGGTTGTCTACTCCTGCAGTTTTTGCTGAAGCTGAATCACACGGTCGTCTTCTCGACGGTCTTCCAGCTGAGGCTATTTCTGCTGTTGTAGTTTACTTTTGGGTTGAGACACCACTGTTGTTGAGGTTGGAAGTCGCTGGTACTGAGGGTGCAGCAAAGAAGTTTGTCTACTTTGTGAATGCAGGTGAGCATGGAGCTCCTGCATGGGAATTGTTACCAACTTCCGCTGATGGCGCCGCTTTGACTGATGAAGAACTCAAGGCAAAGCTTGCCGAGATTAATGTCAGATTGGGCAACATAGGTGCAGCCAATGTTTCAAGAGTTCTTGATGCTGATTCTGGTGATAGTTATGTCGTGACGCACGACGGTCGTGATGTTACTGTTAGCTTGGCCAAACAAAGCAATTCATCACTCGGATTTACCCTCCTTTTCCACAGTTTTCCACATCCATCGATACTTGGAAAATTGTTTGATGACAGATCTGGAGTAACCTTCCCCgcttctcttccttctgATCCACTTTTGGGTCTCTCTGTCTACTTGTGGAATGGTGTTCCATTGCTGATTAAGTTGGACTTTTATGATCCATTGATGGTTGACAATGTTTATTATGTATTCAAGGGAAATGTCTGGGAGGTCTTGACAGAGGGTGTGGATACTGCTAAGGTAAATGTCACAAGGAGGTTAACAAATAGAGAAATTGAAGATTTGATCGATAAGCTTAACTTTGACTTGAGTGGATTCGTGAATTTGCATCTTGACAAGAAAGAGAGTTACACTCATTTATCCAAGGCAAATATCACTGTGACAGATGACCCTAAAGATGGTGCGACTGTTTCTGAAATTCCTACTGGTTACAAAAGATTTTCGCACGCTAAGAACCCAGCCGCCTCTGATGGTACTTTTACTGTTGgtaaatatttttatgAGGGTACATTGGCGTACGGTTTACCTAAAGTTCCTGTAAAGAAGATAGATGTATTTTTTAAGGACGGGTCAGAATTCCCCCTTTTGATTCAAGCCCTTTTACCTCCCGCAAAAGGGGAAAGTTCTGATAGGACAGTTAATTATCAGAACAATGGTAATGGAGTTTGGTCAGAATTTTCACTCGATTCTGTTGCTGTAAATAAGACCGAAGGAAATGTAACTACTGCCATGAAATTGGAAGCAAAGTTCACTGAATTGAAGAGGGATTTTGGTAATCTTATTTCTCTTAAAATTGATGGGAAAGTTTCTTATGAACTTAACAAAAAACCAGGCTCAGATAATTCTGTAGAATATATTGATGTGGAAATTATTGAGTCTCCGCTAGAtttctttggattttcGCCATATGTTCATGTGTTATCACATAAAACAAAGTCCAGTAACCCTGATAAAGTGGTTGTTAATGATACTTCTGTCTTTACTGTCGACAAACTTACCCTCGGTGACCAACAACTTTTTGGTCTTCAAATTGGTAAGGCGTCGAAAATGACAGTTTACTGGTTGAATGACAAGGTCCCCGTACTTGCTGATGTTTATGATAGGGCTACTCATAAGTACTTTGTTCATAtgaatgatggaaataGATGGGCTTTGCATGGTGTATTCCAAGATGCACTCGACGATCACGCACTTTCTGCACTCCTCTTCACTATTAGAGATAAGATTGGTAATCCAATCGACCTGGATGTGGGATATATTCGTGATAACTTTAAATACCTGACAAATGGAGTTACTGTTAAAGTTGAAAAAACTCTCAAGCAATCTTTGGAAGGATATGATATTTATACACACACTTCATCATCTAATGCTGCTAATCTAAAGGTTGGAAAATTGTTATATCAAAGATCCCTACAATCTATAGATTTATCTGAGTTGCATAATGATTCCGTTCATAAAGTTCACGTCTACTGTAAGAATGATGCTCCGTTGTTGTTGGAATTTGTATCAAAACATTCTTACTTCTTTTTTAACAACTGGGATGGGTCTTGGTCACCGGTAAAGTTTGATGATGCTTTAGGAGATAAGCTAAAAGAGAAGTTAACAGATATAGCTGATAAGGCCTCCAAGGTTACGTTCTTGGATCTATCTAGGGAGGGAGAATACACAGCTCATACGCTCACCATTGCTGTGAAAGAGGTCAATAATAATGGTTTGTCAGGATATAAGAAGTTGACACATACTAAGAAAGAGCCAACTTCTGCTATCTCTGTGAGGAAGTTTGTTGACGGTAATTTTTTGCAACGTGGATTGCCTGTGGGAGTAGAATTTACAGAATTTTCTGTCTtcaaggatggaaaaggTACTCCACTTGTTGTAGAAATTGTAAAACCTGTAGCTGGTGCTGCTGGAGGTAATCCAGCGCCTACTGAACATGTTTATTTTAGGCATGATGGTTTTGGAGTTTGGGTGGAAATCGATAATAAACCTAATAAAGGTTCTGCTGCAGCTGTGAATGTTCTGAAATGGTTATTATCTATTGTGGACAATGATTTGCAGAGGCATTTCGTTTTGGATATTGGTAACTTTAAACCTTATCAGGTTGATAAGCGAAATGTCACTGTAGAATCATCTGAGTTTGATCTTCCTCTTATTGCACCCTTAACTTCATCCACGGCTCCTGCTAAATCAGTCAAAATTACAAAGTGTACTCATAAAGTACCCAAGGGAGATGGTCAGCAAGCCACTTTTGGTACATTTAGATTAGAGAGTTTGGAACACAATAGCTTAGATTTATTTGTTTCTGAACTTCCGTTACCTTATGTTGAATCCGTCACAGCATTCTACAAGAAGGACGTTGATATGATTCCCCTTCTTGTTGAAGTTGTTTCAAGGATAGAAAATGATAAGAAAtaccattattttcatGTAAATAAAAGAGGAATATGGGTTAGATATGTTACACTCGATGCAGAGCTTGTTGGTGATTCTTTGAATAAAAAATTGCGCGCCATATCTGAAAGATTAGGAAGATTGGTTACACTGAAAATAGGGACTATCCCCGCTACTAAGGATCAGGCTGTTTATAGTAATGAGGATGCTATGGTAACAATCACAGGGCCAAGATCACCAATTAACGGTATCAAGAAGTATACTCATGAGCCATCACCTAAGACTGCAGCTGAGGATCCTGATGCTGTATTTACTATTGGTAAGATGAAGGTGGGCCAAGATGAAGTTGGTGGTCTTTTCTTTGGCCAGGTAGTTCGTGCCCATGTATATTTCCATGGAGAGGAACCAATACTTGTGGAGGTTTACACTGGATACAAGAGCTTGTATTTTGCCAGAGATGCTCAAGACCAATGGTGGGAAGAAGTTATTACCGATAAGACCTTTAACAAATTTCTTGGAGAGTTTCAAAAGAAATTTGTAGCTGAGCACAAGCCTAAGACTGTTGATGATGCCACCTCAAACCTCAGGGGTGATGAAGCTAAAGATACTGTTAGAGCAGATGCGAGCAGAGAATCTGACAGCAATCAGCAGCTCAATACTCAAACAGGAACTGGACAACCAGCTGGAGCGCCAAATCAGGAAGCTACAAGATCATCTGAAGTATCAACAACGGGTTCTTCAGGTCAACACTCGGCTTCTACTGAGGATTCTTCTGCGGTGCAAACTACTTCAACCGGTGTAGAAGGAGTACCCGGTGTTGTTACACCAGCAGCTGCCGCTGCAGCTAAGGCTGCGTAA